From Sulfurovum zhangzhouensis, one genomic window encodes:
- the ispG gene encoding flavodoxin-dependent (E)-4-hydroxy-3-methylbut-2-enyl-diphosphate synthase: protein MKERYPTKKIYVGDVAVGGDAPISVQSMTYSDTHNVEATVEQINRLHFAGADMVRVAVPKMEDALALQEIKKRISLPLIADIHFDYKLALEAAKWVDCIRFNPGNIGEKNRIREIVKACQDRNLPIRVGVNAGSLEKEFEQRYGATAEGMVASAEYNIKFLEDLGFTDIKVSLKASDVDRTVEAYRMLRPKNNYPFHLGVTEAGTVFHATIKSAIGLGTLLLDGIGDTLRVSITGELEEEIKVGKAILKDSGRVQEGLNIISCPTCGRIEADLVSAVAEVEKRTAHIKTPMDVSVMGCVVNAIGEAKHADVAIAYGKGSGLIMVKGEVVARLPENELVDRFVAEVENFAKENS, encoded by the coding sequence GTGAAAGAACGTTATCCAACCAAAAAGATCTATGTAGGTGATGTAGCAGTAGGAGGAGATGCCCCTATTTCTGTACAGTCAATGACCTATAGTGATACGCATAATGTAGAAGCAACCGTTGAACAGATCAACAGGCTTCACTTTGCCGGTGCGGATATGGTACGTGTAGCCGTACCAAAAATGGAAGATGCCTTGGCACTTCAAGAGATAAAGAAGCGTATCTCACTGCCCTTAATTGCGGATATTCACTTTGATTATAAATTAGCGCTTGAAGCAGCTAAATGGGTAGATTGTATAAGGTTCAATCCGGGTAATATCGGTGAAAAGAACCGTATTAGGGAGATTGTCAAAGCGTGTCAGGATAGAAATCTTCCAATTCGTGTAGGGGTGAATGCCGGAAGCTTGGAAAAAGAGTTTGAACAAAGGTACGGAGCTACAGCAGAGGGAATGGTAGCAAGTGCAGAGTACAATATCAAGTTTCTTGAAGACCTCGGATTTACCGATATCAAGGTTTCACTCAAAGCCAGTGATGTAGACCGTACAGTAGAAGCTTACCGGATGCTACGTCCGAAGAATAACTATCCGTTCCATCTTGGTGTAACGGAAGCAGGTACAGTATTTCATGCTACTATCAAGTCGGCTATTGGACTAGGGACGTTGCTGCTGGATGGGATAGGTGATACATTGCGTGTCTCTATCACAGGTGAACTGGAAGAGGAGATCAAGGTAGGTAAAGCTATCCTTAAAGACAGCGGACGTGTACAAGAAGGGCTCAACATTATCTCATGTCCAACATGTGGACGTATAGAAGCGGACCTGGTCTCAGCCGTGGCTGAAGTGGAGAAGCGTACAGCACATATCAAAACACCGATGGATGTATCTGTTATGGGGTGTGTGGTCAATGCTATAGGAGAAGCCAAGCATGCGGATGTAGCGATCGCTTATGGAAAAGGATCGGGGCTGATCATGGTAAAAGGTGAAGTTGTGGCACGTTTGCCTGAAAATGAATTGGTGGATCGTTTTGTTGCTGAAGTAGAAAATTTTGCGAAAGAGAATAGCTGA
- a CDS encoding primosomal protein N': MTYASQEELQVGAVVSVPLKSSTKNAVIIEEVSQPSFTALEVCEVTAHYYTSKQLEIAKFISEYYFSSWGEAISLFVPYDKNIEPVVKYENNDIKLPQLTQAQQQVYDALLHKDRALLFGVTGAGKTEVFISLMGKMLQEGKATIFLMPEISLTPQMEKRLQRYFGEQVAMWHSKLTKKKKESILEGIYSGQVRIVAGARSALFVPLQDIGLIIVDEEHDDSYKAMTRPRYHARDVAVLMGQKLGAKVLLASATPSMTSYTKYDVVKLDKPFIQTNKRYTFISGDTINNVILNAVSKNYQRGEQSLLFLPTRGNFKYLYCENCGKTHLCPYCSVGMALHRNHKHLKCHYCNYTEAIRESCSYCGHSPLRSERMGTQEAIEVIEEAIEGIKVEKFDKDSITTANKLKQALRRFENKESDLLLGTQMLSKGHDYADITLSVIMGLDHILGLADYRARERTMSLFFQIAGRSGRAKASEVIVQTGDPDFFKSYVGDYELFIKEELSFLEMMEYPPYASLARILIAHKDEKKVAKITLDTVAKLKSFEEIEIVGHGKAPVEKIANKYRYHILLRAKSRVPLLKSLHGVDCKEIEIDMDPVEFS, from the coding sequence TTGACATATGCCTCTCAGGAAGAGCTTCAGGTAGGTGCAGTAGTTTCTGTTCCTCTGAAGTCATCTACTAAAAATGCAGTTATCATTGAGGAAGTTTCTCAGCCTTCTTTTACTGCATTGGAAGTGTGTGAGGTAACTGCTCACTATTATACTTCAAAGCAACTCGAGATTGCTAAGTTTATCTCCGAGTACTATTTCTCTTCATGGGGAGAGGCGATCTCCCTTTTTGTTCCTTATGATAAGAACATTGAACCTGTCGTAAAGTACGAAAACAATGACATAAAATTACCTCAGCTTACACAGGCACAACAGCAAGTCTATGATGCACTTCTGCACAAGGATAGAGCATTACTTTTTGGGGTTACAGGTGCAGGGAAAACCGAAGTATTTATCTCCTTGATGGGAAAGATGCTTCAAGAGGGGAAAGCGACGATCTTTTTAATGCCTGAAATCTCACTTACTCCCCAGATGGAAAAACGTTTGCAAAGGTATTTTGGTGAACAGGTTGCAATGTGGCATTCCAAACTGACCAAAAAGAAAAAGGAGAGTATTCTAGAAGGTATTTACAGCGGTCAAGTACGTATTGTAGCCGGGGCACGTTCTGCACTTTTTGTCCCGCTTCAGGATATAGGTCTGATCATTGTAGATGAAGAGCATGATGACAGTTATAAGGCAATGACAAGGCCGCGCTATCATGCCAGAGATGTTGCAGTCCTTATGGGGCAGAAACTTGGAGCAAAAGTTCTTCTAGCTTCTGCAACACCGAGTATGACCTCCTATACCAAGTATGATGTGGTCAAGCTTGATAAACCCTTTATTCAAACAAATAAACGCTATACCTTTATCTCAGGTGATACGATCAATAATGTGATATTGAATGCCGTGAGTAAAAATTATCAAAGGGGCGAACAGTCTTTACTATTTTTACCGACACGAGGGAACTTCAAATACCTATACTGTGAAAACTGCGGGAAAACACACTTATGTCCCTACTGTTCGGTAGGTATGGCATTGCATCGTAATCATAAACATCTGAAGTGCCACTATTGTAACTATACAGAAGCGATCAGGGAGAGCTGCAGCTACTGTGGACATTCGCCGTTAAGAAGTGAACGTATGGGTACTCAAGAAGCCATAGAGGTGATAGAAGAGGCAATTGAGGGGATAAAGGTCGAGAAGTTTGATAAGGACAGTATTACTACTGCTAATAAACTGAAGCAGGCATTAAGACGATTTGAGAACAAAGAGAGTGATTTGCTTTTAGGTACACAGATGCTCTCCAAGGGACATGATTATGCTGATATTACACTTTCAGTCATTATGGGACTTGACCATATTTTGGGTCTTGCAGATTATCGTGCAAGAGAACGGACAATGAGTCTTTTCTTCCAGATAGCAGGCCGCAGTGGGCGTGCAAAGGCCTCTGAAGTGATCGTACAGACAGGTGATCCAGATTTTTTTAAAAGCTATGTTGGAGACTATGAATTATTTATCAAAGAGGAGCTTTCTTTTTTAGAGATGATGGAGTATCCGCCTTATGCTTCACTCGCAAGGATTTTGATCGCGCATAAAGATGAAAAAAAAGTGGCAAAGATCACACTGGATACTGTTGCTAAACTCAAATCTTTTGAGGAGATCGAGATCGTAGGGCATGGAAAAGCACCAGTTGAAAAGATCGCGAATAAATATCGATATCATATTCTTCTTAGAGCTAAGAGCAGAGTACCGCTGCTTAAATCGCTTCATGGGGTAGATTGTAAAGAAATTGAGATCGATATGGATCCTGTCGAATTCTCATAG
- a CDS encoding type II secretion system protein: protein MVGSRKAFSMMELVFVIVIIGLLAAVAIPKFAVTRDDAVLTQAKNTVSSIRSAIAIERQKRVLRGSYDDFTSLGGLTGYDQVLFDYFDGDNTGPRILEYSVRSCKNANLTGCWTKSSDTTYVYKMPSLGTAVTFTFDLKSRFDCDADSHTRECRLLTE, encoded by the coding sequence ATGGTAGGAAGTAGAAAAGCATTTTCTATGATGGAATTAGTATTCGTGATAGTGATTATAGGTTTACTTGCAGCAGTAGCGATACCGAAGTTTGCAGTGACTAGGGATGATGCCGTTCTTACACAAGCTAAAAATACAGTAAGCAGTATCAGAAGTGCTATAGCAATAGAAAGACAAAAGCGTGTTTTACGTGGTTCTTATGATGATTTTACAAGTTTGGGTGGTTTAACGGGATATGATCAGGTTTTGTTTGATTACTTTGATGGGGATAATACCGGTCCAAGAATTTTAGAGTACAGCGTACGTTCATGTAAAAATGCGAACCTTACCGGATGCTGGACAAAATCAAGTGATACAACTTATGTATACAAAATGCCAAGTTTAGGTACTGCAGTAACATTTACATTTGATTTGAAGAGCAGGTTTGATTGTGATGCTGATAGTCATACACGCGAGTGCCGACTCTTAACTGAATAG
- a CDS encoding type II secretion system protein produces MVQKRVAFTMIEVILVLVVIGILTAVALPKLAGNRDDAAAKVCEMEATTLLQELTGYYAKHSTFDRIGNMSNIKTGTLLVESQNGIAQIATEVPALDGNAVEYVCNGEILVTYQPVTYEFTNLQGRIIRQAGMTTTGNSAVKSNVAKIVYSEFMKKHWFKPDTPGYVIGSNN; encoded by the coding sequence ATGGTACAGAAGAGAGTTGCATTTACTATGATTGAAGTTATATTAGTACTTGTGGTGATAGGTATATTAACAGCAGTTGCACTTCCTAAACTTGCGGGGAATAGAGATGATGCTGCTGCAAAAGTATGTGAAATGGAAGCAACTACTTTACTACAGGAACTTACAGGATATTACGCAAAACATAGTACTTTTGACCGTATTGGAAATATGTCGAATATAAAAACCGGAACATTACTTGTTGAAAGTCAGAATGGTATTGCACAAATTGCTACGGAAGTACCTGCATTAGATGGCAACGCTGTAGAATATGTATGTAATGGGGAAATTCTGGTTACATATCAGCCTGTGACTTATGAATTCACAAATCTACAAGGACGCATAATTAGACAAGCCGGTATGACCACAACAGGTAACAGTGCGGTAAAGAGTAATGTTGCGAAGATCGTGTACTCGGAATTTATGAAAAAACACTGGTTCAAACCTGACACTCCCGGTTATGTAATCGGTAGTAATAACTAA
- a CDS encoding type II secretion system protein: protein MVGSRKAFTMIEMVFVIVVIGILAAVAIPKLAANRANTEAKVCENEAATLLQEISGFYAKNGYFDNIERMSNLRIGITETSGNGQNGIINVAGTVPAVNDATGISYACNGDVIVTYTAESSTYTDANGVIHNQVGMVAIAGIPSALNIPGTIALADFNEKSWFKASPGYVIGGN from the coding sequence ATGGTTGGGAGTAGAAAAGCATTTACAATGATAGAAATGGTCTTTGTGATTGTCGTGATAGGAATATTAGCAGCAGTTGCTATCCCCAAGCTAGCTGCAAATAGAGCTAACACGGAAGCAAAAGTATGTGAAAACGAAGCAGCAACACTTCTACAGGAGATTTCAGGATTTTATGCTAAGAATGGATATTTTGATAATATTGAAAGAATGTCAAACTTGCGTATAGGTATTACAGAAACATCTGGAAATGGTCAAAATGGTATCATAAATGTTGCAGGTACGGTTCCTGCTGTAAATGATGCTACAGGAATTTCATACGCTTGTAACGGTGATGTTATTGTTACTTATACCGCAGAATCAAGTACTTATACTGATGCAAATGGTGTTATACACAATCAAGTGGGTATGGTTGCCATAGCAGGTATTCCTTCTGCATTAAATATCCCAGGTACAATCGCACTTGCTGATTTTAATGAGAAATCATGGTTTAAAGCTTCACCTGGCTATGTCATCGGCGGTAACTAA
- a CDS encoding type II secretion system protein, translating into MRRGFTMIELVFVIVIIGILAAVAIPKLAANRDDAAAKVCENEAAALLQELSGFYAKNGYFDNIERMSSLRVGVATVSGNGQNGIAEAAGTIPAVDGQTISYACNGDVVVTYSAEASTYTDANAVVHNQVGMVTTATVPAASNVPGTILNADFTNREWYKAAPGYVIGGN; encoded by the coding sequence ATGAGACGCGGATTTACTATGATCGAATTGGTATTCGTAATTGTTATTATTGGTATTTTGGCAGCAGTTGCTATCCCTAAGCTAGCAGCAAATAGAGATGATGCAGCAGCAAAAGTATGTGAAAATGAAGCAGCAGCGCTTCTACAAGAGCTTTCAGGATTCTATGCAAAAAATGGATACTTTGATAACATTGAAAGAATGTCTAGCCTACGTGTAGGTGTTGCTACAGTATCAGGAAATGGACAAAATGGTATTGCTGAAGCTGCAGGTACAATCCCAGCTGTAGATGGTCAAACAATTTCATACGCTTGTAACGGTGATGTTGTTGTAACGTATTCTGCTGAAGCAAGTACTTATACTGATGCAAATGCAGTTGTTCACAATCAAGTAGGTATGGTTACAACTGCAACTGTTCCAGCTGCATCGAATGTACCAGGTACAATCTTAAATGCTGACTTCACAAACAGAGAATGGTATAAAGCTGCTCCTGGTTACGTGATCGGTGGTAACTAA
- the uvrB gene encoding excinuclease ABC subunit UvrB has protein sequence MSKFCVSSPYKPSGDQPGAIEALSNSILAGNRYQTLLGVTGSGKTYTMAKVIEKTQKPTLIMTHNKTLAAQLYSEFKAFFPNNHVEYFISYYDYYQPEAYLPRQDLFIEKDSSINQELERLRLSATASLLSHDDVIVVASVSANYGLGSPDDYKSIVQKLCMGEEYDQKALLLRLVDMGYKRNDEYFDRGNFRVSGEVIDIYPAYSEEFAIRIEFFGDEIEDIYTFNSLTGEKDEHKKEVTIYSANQFIVGKEKLARAIKSIEEELDERLAFYQKEERLVEYNRLKQRTEFDLEMLEATGICKGIENYSRHLTGKKPGETPYSMMDYFEAMHDEYLVIVDESHVSLPQFRGMYAGDRSRKEVLVEHGFRLPSALDNRPLKFDEYINKAPHYLFVSATPAQIEGELSSVTAEQVVRPTGLLDPEIEVIDSTYQVEDLHDKMKPVIERGERILVTVLTKKMAEELTTYYNDLGLKARYMHSEMDAIERNQTIRSLRLGEFDILVGINLLREGLDLPEVSLVAILDADKEGFLRSTTSLIQTSGRAARNSNGKVLMYAKKMTESMKTTIETTQARRQKQMAYNKAHNITPKTTVRELDTDLKVEDAGELYNKRSKLDKMPKAERQKVIKELKAKMLAAAKNLEFEEAARLRDEIAKIKKL, from the coding sequence GTGTCCAAATTTTGTGTAAGCAGTCCTTATAAACCTTCCGGAGATCAGCCTGGTGCAATAGAAGCTTTAAGCAACTCTATCTTGGCAGGCAACCGCTATCAAACGCTGCTGGGTGTAACAGGTTCAGGGAAGACATATACCATGGCAAAAGTGATCGAAAAAACACAAAAGCCAACCCTCATCATGACACACAACAAAACACTGGCTGCACAGCTCTACAGTGAGTTTAAAGCCTTTTTCCCCAATAACCATGTAGAGTACTTTATCAGCTACTATGACTACTACCAGCCTGAGGCTTATCTTCCAAGACAAGATCTTTTCATCGAGAAAGACAGCTCTATCAACCAGGAGCTTGAGCGGTTAAGGCTCTCTGCAACAGCTTCTCTACTCAGTCATGATGATGTGATCGTCGTTGCATCAGTCTCTGCCAACTACGGATTGGGTTCTCCTGATGATTATAAAAGTATCGTGCAAAAGCTCTGTATGGGTGAAGAGTATGACCAGAAAGCATTGCTGCTTAGACTGGTCGATATGGGATACAAACGTAATGATGAGTATTTTGACCGTGGAAACTTCCGTGTCAGCGGGGAGGTGATTGATATCTATCCTGCTTACTCTGAGGAGTTTGCTATCCGTATAGAATTCTTTGGTGATGAGATCGAGGATATCTATACATTCAATTCACTGACCGGGGAAAAAGACGAGCACAAAAAAGAGGTTACTATCTACTCAGCCAACCAGTTCATCGTAGGCAAAGAAAAATTGGCCCGTGCTATCAAAAGTATCGAAGAAGAGCTGGATGAAAGACTGGCTTTTTATCAAAAAGAGGAACGGCTTGTAGAGTATAACCGTCTCAAACAGCGTACCGAGTTCGACCTTGAAATGCTGGAAGCTACAGGTATATGTAAAGGGATTGAGAACTACTCCAGACACCTTACAGGAAAAAAACCTGGAGAAACTCCTTACTCTATGATGGATTATTTTGAAGCAATGCATGATGAGTATCTGGTGATCGTTGATGAATCCCATGTCTCACTTCCACAGTTTCGCGGTATGTATGCCGGGGATAGAAGCCGTAAGGAGGTACTGGTTGAGCATGGCTTCCGTCTGCCTTCAGCATTAGATAACCGTCCGCTCAAATTTGATGAGTATATTAACAAAGCGCCGCACTATCTTTTCGTCTCTGCGACACCTGCACAGATCGAAGGAGAACTCTCCTCGGTCACTGCTGAACAGGTCGTTCGTCCTACAGGGCTACTCGATCCTGAAATAGAGGTCATTGACAGTACTTATCAAGTAGAAGATCTGCATGACAAGATGAAACCCGTGATTGAAAGGGGCGAACGAATACTCGTCACTGTACTGACCAAAAAGATGGCTGAGGAACTGACAACCTACTATAATGACCTGGGACTTAAAGCACGCTACATGCACTCTGAGATGGATGCGATCGAACGTAACCAGACGATCCGTTCACTTCGCCTTGGTGAATTTGATATCCTGGTAGGAATCAACCTGCTTAGAGAAGGACTTGACCTGCCTGAAGTAAGTCTGGTAGCGATCCTTGATGCAGACAAAGAAGGATTCCTCCGCTCCACCACTTCACTGATACAAACATCGGGGCGTGCAGCCAGAAATTCCAATGGTAAGGTACTGATGTACGCCAAAAAAATGACTGAGTCGATGAAAACTACTATTGAAACTACACAAGCAAGACGCCAAAAGCAGATGGCATACAACAAGGCACACAATATCACACCAAAGACTACGGTCAGGGAACTTGATACCGATCTCAAAGTCGAAGATGCCGGTGAACTCTATAATAAACGCAGTAAACTGGACAAAATGCCCAAAGCCGAACGCCAAAAAGTGATCAAAGAGCTCAAGGCCAAGATGCTTGCAGCAGCCAAAAATCTCGAGTTTGAAGAGGCGGCAAGACTGCGCGATGAGATCGCTAAGATTAAAAAGCTTTAG
- a CDS encoding RNA degradosome polyphosphate kinase translates to MDLNSSQLYFNRELSWLQFNSRVLAQALDENLPPLERLKFIAIYGTNLDEFYMIRVAGLKSLYSARIQETGPDKLTPGEQLEEIRNYLHKEHEILESCYNSIVSELYTYGVNIKNYNSLNDKDQAQVKEIFLNEIYPVIIPIAVDATHPFPHLNNLSFGLALTLKDDSDQIKHGLIRIPRILSRFIQLEHTFVPIDTVVEYFASELFPGFKCIASTPFRVTRNADIEIEEEEADDFLEILQEGLRSRNKGSFIRLELLAGVNDDLMQFLLSYLNLDHEDIYPYKSIPLDLGSLWQIVGENSLSHLVLPTFTPKILPPLDREDIFKVIDKQDILLYHPFDSFDPVVKFISQAAADPDTLAIRMTLYRAGPKSPIVKALIDAVRDGKQVMVLVELKARFDEENNLRWAKLLEEVGAHVVYGIPGLKVHAKIAQVIKRKGKKLQSYVHVATGNYNPSTAKIYTDISYFTSKEEYVKDATNFFHFLTGFSTYTKLDTLYMAPTQIKPKLLRLIEKESRYGKEGHMILKANSLVDQDIIKALYKASQEGCKIDLIIRGICCLKPGIKGVSENITVHSIIGKYLEHPRIYYFKHAKTKCYIASADLMPRNLIRRVEIMTPITEDHHTQKIIQILMLQLADNHLNWKLQPDGNYVKVPVLGKLVDNHKILEDYTNKVHNKSKKETPDYVNRLANRLLKES, encoded by the coding sequence ATGGATCTGAATTCATCACAACTCTATTTTAACCGTGAACTTTCATGGCTGCAGTTCAACTCCCGTGTACTTGCACAAGCACTTGATGAGAACCTGCCGCCGCTTGAGAGACTTAAATTTATTGCAATTTACGGAACTAACCTTGATGAGTTCTATATGATACGTGTAGCCGGGCTTAAATCTCTCTACTCAGCACGTATTCAGGAGACAGGTCCCGATAAGCTTACTCCAGGTGAACAGCTTGAAGAGATACGTAACTATCTTCATAAAGAACACGAGATCCTTGAGTCATGCTACAACTCAATCGTCTCAGAGCTCTATACTTATGGTGTCAATATCAAAAATTACAACAGCCTGAACGATAAAGATCAGGCACAGGTCAAAGAGATCTTTTTAAATGAGATCTATCCGGTTATTATCCCGATCGCCGTAGATGCGACACACCCTTTCCCTCATCTTAACAACCTCAGCTTCGGTCTGGCACTGACGCTCAAAGATGACTCCGATCAAATCAAGCATGGTCTTATCCGTATCCCGCGTATCTTATCGCGATTTATACAGTTGGAACATACATTCGTACCGATAGATACTGTTGTTGAATACTTTGCATCAGAACTCTTCCCTGGGTTCAAATGTATAGCCTCTACTCCGTTTAGGGTCACTAGAAATGCTGATATTGAGATTGAAGAGGAGGAAGCGGATGATTTCCTTGAGATCCTGCAAGAGGGTCTACGTTCAAGAAATAAAGGATCATTTATCCGCCTTGAGCTACTTGCAGGCGTAAACGATGACTTGATGCAGTTTTTGCTTTCTTATCTCAATCTTGATCATGAAGATATATATCCGTACAAATCTATCCCTCTTGATCTTGGAAGCCTATGGCAGATTGTAGGGGAAAACTCTTTATCACATCTTGTGTTGCCAACCTTTACTCCGAAGATACTACCGCCACTTGACCGTGAAGACATCTTTAAAGTAATAGACAAACAGGATATTCTGCTTTACCATCCGTTTGACAGTTTTGATCCTGTAGTCAAGTTTATCTCTCAAGCAGCGGCAGATCCTGATACACTTGCCATCCGTATGACACTCTACCGTGCCGGTCCAAAGTCACCCATTGTCAAAGCATTGATCGATGCAGTAAGAGACGGTAAGCAAGTCATGGTACTGGTAGAGCTGAAAGCACGTTTTGATGAAGAAAATAACCTCCGTTGGGCGAAACTGCTCGAAGAAGTAGGAGCACATGTCGTGTATGGAATCCCAGGGCTCAAAGTACATGCAAAGATCGCGCAGGTAATCAAACGCAAAGGTAAAAAACTGCAAAGTTATGTACATGTTGCAACTGGAAACTATAATCCAAGTACAGCAAAGATCTATACAGATATCTCCTACTTCACATCCAAAGAGGAGTATGTCAAAGATGCGACAAACTTTTTCCATTTCTTGACAGGGTTCTCTACTTATACAAAACTTGATACGCTTTATATGGCACCAACGCAGATCAAACCAAAACTGCTTCGTCTTATCGAAAAAGAGAGCCGTTACGGTAAAGAAGGGCATATGATCCTCAAGGCCAATTCACTGGTAGACCAGGATATTATCAAAGCGCTCTATAAGGCTTCTCAGGAGGGATGCAAGATCGATCTTATCATCCGGGGGATCTGTTGTTTGAAACCCGGAATTAAAGGTGTGAGCGAGAATATCACAGTACACTCCATTATCGGTAAATACCTTGAACATCCGCGTATCTACTATTTCAAACATGCAAAGACCAAATGCTATATAGCCAGTGCCGACCTTATGCCACGAAATCTGATAAGACGTGTAGAAATTATGACACCGATCACTGAAGATCATCATACACAAAAGATCATTCAGATTTTGATGCTTCAGCTGGCTGATAACCACCTCAACTGGAAACTTCAACCGGACGGAAATTATGTCAAAGTACCTGTACTTGGAAAATTGGTAGACAATCATAAGATTCTTGAGGACTATACCAACAAAGTTCACAATAAATCAAAAAAAGAGACACCGGACTATGTCAACCGTCTGGCGAATCGACTGCTCAAAGAGAGTTAA
- a CDS encoding gamma carbonic anhydrase family protein yields MLIKFKEWTPKLGKNAWIAEGATVVGRTTMGEDSAIWFGCVVRGDVHYISIGDRTNIQDLSMIHVTHHKKEDMSDGHPTIIGNDVTVGHRVMLHGCTIEDACLIGMSATILDGAVIGKESIVGADALVTKNKKFPPRSLIMGSPAKVVRELTDEEVKELYASAQRYVAFKNEYL; encoded by the coding sequence ATGTTAATAAAATTTAAAGAGTGGACACCGAAACTAGGCAAAAATGCCTGGATCGCAGAGGGTGCGACAGTTGTAGGACGTACTACTATGGGTGAAGACAGTGCGATATGGTTTGGTTGCGTGGTACGTGGTGATGTACACTATATCTCTATCGGGGACCGCACCAATATACAAGACCTCAGTATGATCCATGTCACCCATCATAAAAAAGAAGATATGAGTGATGGTCACCCTACTATTATCGGGAATGATGTTACTGTGGGACATAGAGTAATGCTGCACGGTTGTACTATCGAAGATGCCTGTCTGATCGGAATGAGTGCGACAATCCTTGATGGTGCGGTTATCGGTAAAGAATCAATTGTAGGTGCGGATGCCCTTGTTACCAAAAATAAGAAGTTCCCTCCAAGAAGTCTCATTATGGGAAGTCCTGCAAAAGTGGTACGTGAGCTCACGGATGAAGAGGTAAAAGAGCTCTATGCTTCAGCACAACGCTATGTAGCTTTCAAAAACGAATATCTATAA
- a CDS encoding EI24 domain-containing protein, translating to MKQIITKSLQDILSPSVITFVIKIAILSLVSTFILSWFVWDLLSGLISAYVSWIPWGWLNAIITSLASVVVGYTLFIIMVSLLTALMSEKLLITLAKKHYPSTPIVGSADIRTSVLITLKSSGIFLGLFILLLPLIFIPILGQAVMLYLWSILLKAPTVYDVGSLFISDKKVLKEKSKQSTLIAMIGSLFNYIPLLNLFAPVFAQVLFLHHLLAKQKVWSE from the coding sequence ATGAAACAGATCATTACAAAGAGTCTCCAGGATATCCTCAGTCCATCAGTCATTACCTTTGTAATTAAAATTGCCATACTTTCACTGGTAAGTACTTTTATACTCAGCTGGTTTGTATGGGATCTGCTCTCTGGACTGATCTCAGCTTATGTTAGCTGGATACCGTGGGGGTGGCTTAATGCTATCATTACTTCTCTAGCCTCAGTAGTCGTAGGATATACCCTTTTTATCATAATGGTATCACTCCTTACTGCTCTCATGAGTGAAAAATTACTGATCACATTGGCAAAAAAACACTATCCTTCCACACCAATCGTAGGAAGTGCCGATATACGTACTTCGGTGCTGATAACATTGAAGTCAAGCGGTATTTTTCTTGGATTGTTTATCCTGCTGCTTCCACTGATTTTCATACCGATCTTAGGTCAAGCAGTGATGCTCTATCTATGGTCCATCCTGCTCAAGGCACCTACAGTTTATGATGTCGGTTCTTTATTTATCAGTGATAAGAAAGTACTCAAAGAAAAAAGTAAACAATCCACGCTCATCGCAATGATCGGATCACTCTTTAATTATATCCCGTTACTCAATCTCTTTGCTCCGGTATTTGCACAGGTACTTTTTTTACACCATCTTTTAGCAAAACAAAAAGTATGGAGTGAATGA